A stretch of Pseudoclavibacter chungangensis DNA encodes these proteins:
- a CDS encoding polyribonucleotide nucleotidyltransferase: MEGPEIKAAEAVLDNGSFGTRTIRFETGRLAQQAQGSAVAYLDEETMVLSATSVSKHPKDNFDFFPLTIDVEERSYAAGKIPGSFFRREGRPSTDAILVCRLIDRPLRPSFVEGLRNEVQVVVTVLSIAPGEFYDMLALNAASMSSMLSGIPFSGPIAGVRVALIGEQWVAFPTSEQLEQAVFDLTVAGRVVTKADGTEDVAIMMVEAEATEHSWDLIKNGATKPNEQVVAQGLEAAKPFLAQLVRAQAEVAAQANRATVEYPLFLPYSSEAYDVVAELAYDRLVPIYQIADKVERQDADDALKSEVKEAVAAKIEAGELPAEIASQVSAAYKAVTKVVVRGRILREGKRIDGRGVTDIRQLDAEVDVIPRVHGSAIFQRGETQILGVTTLGMLKMAQQIDSLSPVTSKRYMHHYNFPPYSTGETGRVGSPKRREIGHGFLAERALVPVLPTREEFPYAIRQVSEALGSNGSTSMGSVCASTLSLLNAGVPLRAPVAGIAMGLVSEDVDGETRYATLTDILGAEDALGDMDFKVAGTSEFVTALQLDTKLDGIPSSVLHGALQQAHDARIQILDRAINAVIDTPDELAPTAPRIITVKVPVDKIGEVIGPKGKIINQIQDDTGADISIEDDGTVFIGATDGPSADAAKAAINAIANVTNPEVGEQYLGTVVKIATFGAFVSLLPGKDGLVHISEVRKLAGGKRVENVEDVLGVGQKILVEITKVDDRGKLSLAPVLEDEKPEENAADADA, from the coding sequence TTGGAAGGTCCTGAGATCAAGGCCGCCGAGGCCGTCCTCGACAACGGCTCGTTCGGCACCCGCACCATCCGCTTCGAAACCGGCCGCCTCGCCCAGCAGGCGCAGGGCTCGGCCGTCGCCTACCTCGACGAGGAGACGATGGTCCTGTCGGCCACGAGCGTCTCGAAGCACCCGAAGGACAACTTCGACTTCTTCCCCCTGACGATCGACGTCGAGGAGCGCTCGTACGCCGCGGGCAAGATCCCCGGCTCGTTCTTCCGCCGCGAGGGGCGTCCCTCGACGGACGCGATCCTCGTGTGCCGTCTCATCGACCGCCCCCTGCGCCCCTCGTTCGTCGAGGGCCTGCGCAACGAGGTGCAGGTCGTCGTGACCGTGCTCTCGATCGCGCCGGGTGAGTTCTACGACATGCTCGCGCTCAACGCGGCGTCGATGTCGTCGATGCTCTCGGGCATCCCCTTCTCCGGCCCCATCGCGGGTGTGCGCGTCGCGCTCATCGGTGAGCAGTGGGTCGCGTTCCCCACGAGCGAGCAGCTCGAGCAGGCCGTCTTTGATCTGACGGTCGCGGGCCGCGTCGTCACGAAGGCGGACGGCACCGAGGACGTCGCGATCATGATGGTCGAGGCCGAGGCCACCGAGCACTCGTGGGACCTCATCAAGAACGGTGCGACGAAGCCCAACGAGCAGGTCGTCGCGCAGGGGCTGGAGGCGGCGAAGCCGTTCCTCGCGCAGCTCGTGCGCGCCCAGGCCGAGGTCGCCGCGCAGGCGAACCGTGCCACGGTCGAGTACCCGCTGTTCCTGCCCTACTCGAGCGAGGCGTACGACGTCGTCGCCGAGCTGGCGTACGACCGCCTCGTGCCGATCTACCAGATCGCCGACAAGGTCGAGCGTCAGGACGCGGACGACGCGCTCAAGAGCGAGGTCAAGGAGGCCGTCGCGGCGAAGATCGAGGCCGGCGAGCTGCCGGCCGAGATCGCCTCGCAGGTCTCGGCGGCCTACAAGGCCGTCACGAAGGTCGTCGTGCGCGGTCGCATCCTCCGCGAGGGCAAGCGCATCGACGGTCGCGGCGTGACGGACATCCGTCAGCTCGACGCCGAGGTCGACGTGATCCCGCGCGTGCACGGCTCCGCGATCTTCCAGCGCGGCGAGACGCAGATCCTCGGCGTCACGACGCTCGGCATGCTCAAGATGGCGCAGCAGATCGACTCGCTCTCGCCCGTCACCTCGAAGCGGTACATGCACCACTACAACTTCCCGCCCTACTCGACCGGTGAGACCGGCCGGGTCGGCAGCCCGAAGCGTCGCGAGATCGGCCACGGCTTCCTGGCCGAGCGCGCGCTCGTGCCGGTGCTGCCGACGCGCGAGGAGTTCCCGTACGCGATCCGCCAGGTCTCGGAGGCGCTCGGCTCGAACGGGTCGACGTCGATGGGCTCCGTGTGCGCTTCGACGCTCTCGCTGCTCAATGCCGGTGTGCCGCTGCGTGCACCCGTCGCGGGCATCGCGATGGGCCTCGTGTCCGAGGACGTCGACGGCGAGACGCGCTACGCGACCCTCACCGACATCCTCGGTGCGGAGGACGCGCTCGGCGACATGGACTTCAAGGTCGCGGGTACCTCGGAGTTCGTGACCGCGCTGCAGCTCGACACGAAGCTCGACGGCATCCCCTCGAGCGTGCTCCACGGCGCGCTCCAGCAGGCGCACGACGCCCGCATCCAGATCCTCGACAGGGCGATCAACGCCGTGATCGACACGCCGGACGAGCTCGCCCCGACCGCGCCGCGCATCATCACGGTCAAGGTCCCGGTCGACAAGATCGGTGAGGTGATCGGGCCCAAGGGCAAGATCATCAACCAGATCCAGGACGACACGGGCGCGGACATCTCGATCGAGGACGACGGCACCGTGTTCATCGGTGCGACGGACGGCCCCTCGGCCGATGCCGCGAAGGCCGCGATCAACGCGATCGCGAACGTCACGAACCCCGAGGTGGGGGAGCAGTACCTGGGCACGGTCGTCAAGATCGCGACCTTCGGTGCGTTCGTCTCGCTCCTCCCGGGCAAGGACGGCCTCGTGCACATCTCCGAGGTGCGCAAGCTCGCCGGCGGCAAGCGCGTCGAGAACGTCGAGGACGTGCTCGGTGTCGGTCAGAAGATCCTCGTGGAGATCACGAAGGTCGACGACCGCGGCAAGCTCTCGCTCGCTCCCGTCCTCGAGGACGAGAAGCCCGAGGAGAACGCGGCCGACGCCGACGCCTGA